The sequence CTCCTACATGGGCTTTGTGGTGATGCCCGTCAACGTCCTTGAATAGCTCAATTGCGATGTTGGATGTATAGGGAGGCCATTTCCCGTTGTCAAAAGCACCTAGACTCGTTAAGATAGCAGCAATTGTGGTATCATGGCATCCGCTGATTGCAAACTTGACAGGCGGCCCGTGCTCTCGCTTCGTATCTGTGGTAGGCCACCAGCCGCCACTAACGCTGGCAGCGACCATTCTATCCACGATATCACCCATTAGCGCACCAATTCCAAGTTTGCGATATTCCTTGCTTTCCTTGTATCCAGCAAACCATTCATCCGTGGCTATTTGGTCAGCAATGCCGTAACCTTTGGTGTCATAGAATTCTGAGGGAAGACGGGTCTCGGGACCATGTGCCATGGTCGAGTTGATTGTATCAAGAATACCGGACAAGCGTGGCCGGGAATCAACTGCTACGCGAGGAGAGCTTTGGGGCATCCACTTGGACCAGATAGAATTCAGGTAGTCCATCTGTTCGGACTCATTCCCTGGTGCCGGTATGTCAGATTTCGGCCGGTACGAAATGCAGCGAAGGCCCCCAGGGTGAGATTGATGTACATACATCTTTCAGCCGCACGTTGGGCAAACAATCTGGCCAGCTGCCTGAAGCGATGACAGTTTCCTTCATTTGGGTATAGTGTCTCCTCTGCGGGTGTCCTCTGGACGATCGTAGGGTTCTCAAAATCGGAAGTCCTAGCGCTCGCTGGGTACATCCCCCAGAAAGTTTGCTGAAGCGACTCAAGGGCTCGCGGAACGGGTGTGGCACGAAGGTACATATGGTCTGCATTCGATATAATTTTAGGCATATACCCGAGCTGCTCGACATAGAGATATCTTAATCGACGACCTAGGGCGAGAGTGGTTTGACGTCCTTTGTCGGTCAATTCACCAAGCTGACTAGACATGAAACAGTTAATACGGTCGATAATATACTATTTATGTTGATTCTCCCTTGGGATGTTAACTTGCCAGATGCCATCAGGTTCTCCAGCCGGTCCCACTGAAAGTAATGCTTGGTCATTATTCCCGAATTTCTCGATCTTTCGACGCCAGTGAAATTCGTCCCATTCTGTCAAACTAGTTCCGGCTGCAGCTATCGCTACAAACCGCTTTGCTAAGTTGCAATACGGCCAATCTGAGGGGAAAGCGTTCAGTGAGTGGGTTCAGGGTTGCTCTGGGGATTATGGACTCAATTTACATGGATAGAGCCCAGTCTGTAGCCGATATTAGCTTACAAGTCAAGGGTTAGGCCGGTTGTAAAACGTACGTTCTGGAATCTGGCAGACACAGGTGTTCGTTCACCTAGATTGCTGTGAATAAGCTGCTTGTCGAGAtggaaataagaagattacCGTGTCGCAAGAACTAGAAAGCAGGGCAAGCGAATTAGCATAA is a genomic window of Coccidioides posadasii str. Silveira chromosome 3, complete sequence containing:
- a CDS encoding uncharacterized protein (EggNog:ENOG410PKVZ~COG:I~BUSCO:6339at33183); amino-acid sequence: MTTLLPRGAYSKEELEKLYPKGLELQLVQVFLRHGERTPVSARFQNTGLYPYWPYCNLAKRFVAIAAAGTSLTEWDEFHWRRKIEKFGNNDQALLSVGPAGEPDGICQLGELTDKGRQTTLALGRRLRYLYVEQLGYMPKIISNADHMYLRATPVPRALESLQQTFWGMYPASARTSDFENPTIVQRTPAEETLYPNEGNCHRFRQLARLFAQRAAERWNESEQMDYLNSIWSKWMPQSSPRVAVDSRPRLSGILDTINSTMAHGPETRLPSEFYDTKGYGIADQIATDEWFAGYKESKEYRKLGIGALMGDIVDRMVAASVSGGWWPTTDTKREHGPPVKFAISGCHDTTIAAILTSLGAFDNGKWPPYTSNIAIELFKDVDGHHHKAHVGDILEELSNPLPENNSKNNDSKPSSLLSFFRRSATTSSTALTEPSDVARTPVSKLPPLHKHYVRIRYNDQPVAIPGCAAKPANHLPGEPTFCTLEAFKQIVDKFTPGNWREECGWNTDKGMFAEGEDRAGY